Below is a window of Ahaetulla prasina isolate Xishuangbanna chromosome 1, ASM2864084v1, whole genome shotgun sequence DNA.
GTGAAAGAAAACTGGTGCATCCTGAGGGCAATACCCTTCTTAtggaattgttgtggtccgccagcaacctaCGGAcccggcagcagagtcggacagtgaggaagctggggaggacaatgggccagtcctggagtcagggaaggcccggatgagggctctgcatcagaggcagagatgggaccagggccatctgggagcaaagcGTGGATTCCGGAgccccagaggcagacagcagagaggcagaggaacaggaggagcctgttcctagtgcactcgtgagaagagctgccagaaggcaagagcagctgaagcaaaaaggacgactcaggagtaaggtcagaagatgattggccactcccataaggcttaaaagagcagcaacgagccgttgggttctttgtagaaaagcaacgttgattccagtgcttcttgttaGCGTCTCCTGAACTTTGtaaggtttttgccaagaaaagcctttgtcaggttaccaaagacaacaaaggctgatgataaggccgaaggactgtttatgaagaatttgttttggactaagctgagaatgaatgaatgagaatgaattaattctcagctgttttaataaaataagttcaggactgaattgtgtttgtgttttgtaatcactacttgggcctcggtcacaacaggaaTTTCAAGTCACagttgcttttctttccttttcagatTCAGGCATACTTGAAATGCCATAAACTACGTTCCGCCTATCTTATCTCCGTAAAACAAGAAAATGTAAGAGCGGTGCAGTTGGTTCAACACATACGGCAAATGGCAGAGGACAGTGGAGACGATGTAGTGCAAGCCATCTGCACCCAGTGGCTTTCGGTACATCACACTAAGCCAAGAAGCTGGCTTACCCAAAATTCCAAGAAATGACTCCCAGAAACTTGCTGAGATGTTATTTCTAGAAAGGGAAAAATATTACATCCTGCTAGATTCAATTATGGCTTCAAACTGGAAAGAAACTGCTTGAATGCCTTTATTCAAAGGAAAGAATCAACTTCCTAAAAGTGCCAGTCATGATGCAGTGACAACCCAACTACCTCTACTTCAGGGTGTTCATTCTTTACATACTTCATATTTTCAGTGCTGCTTCAGCCGTGTTTTATTTTATGATCAAGGAGGTATATCTGCTTTAGGCACTGTTTTATGAATGCAAATCCCAACATCAACAAGAGTTTATATCTGCTTGTGATTCCCAACACGCCAAAGCTACAGCCAAATCAATAAGAAAGCAAGTAGCATTTTGAGATGGGTACAGTCCTCTATTGCTTTTCATAACAAGAAGCTGTAATTGAATTCTATGCATAAGAGATAACAGGTCTGTAAGCCTACACCTGTTACTATCTGAGGCAAGGAAATAACCAGTTAACAcagaaaatggaggaagaaatgaTGAAAATTGAATAGTAGTTCCCACTTGGAACCTCTACCCATATTTGCCACCTTTCCCTGAAACAGTCTGAAGTTTTCATTGTCCTTTCAGTGACataatatagaacaggggtctccaattttggtccctttaagacttgtggacttcaactcccagagttctcagggactctgggagttgaagttcacaagtcttaaagggaccaaggttggagaccgctgataTAGAAAACGGTGAGACCACAGCAGGCTCTATATAAGAGGATATGATTGTAATTGATGACAAGTTTTTAACTTGAAAAATTCAAACTGTTATCAAAATTGTATTAGTTGTAAGAAATTATTCAGGATGGTTTAatctttgggttttttaaaaaaataattattagatGAACATCACCCTTTCCCActaattttagcaaattatctaGGCTACATTCTTTCAGGGAAACAATAACCACAGCTCATAGCCACAAATGTAGTAATGCTTAATTCATTGGATTTGGCAGCCAGAAATAACCTTGAGGTTAAGTAATTTGGGAGGGCTATATTTAGTTTCCATCTTTTCATACCGTTCATGTCTTAGAAGTTATCCTATTAGGGATCTAAGATTTATAAAATCTGCTTTTGCTGTCTATCAAGCTCAACTGCCATGAGTCCCAGGAGATAGTCTGATTGGACTTTTTGTGACTCTAATTACTACTTCTACCTTAAGAAAGGAACAGGATTCATTACTTGCTGTGTGTTAAGATATACTGCCCATTGAGTTTAGTACATAACATTGCTTGTACTTTCATCTCCAAGCTCTTCTCATCAATACCTtccaaagggaagaaaggaaagacttGTGGGGGAGAGAAAATAGAGACGATTGTGGGTCCATTCTTTGCACTGCGTTTTATGCACTTTATATTGTTTGTTACTTGGATTCTTTAGGATTTTTAAAGGATCCCTTTCTCACCAGCAAAACCTGCCTGTGAACTATCCTGTAGTAAACTGTAACGGAGGAATTCTAAACTTCCAATGAACAAAATTGTTAAACTCTCATTGAGAAAATAAAGAATTTGGACAATTTACTATTTTAATCTGTAATATTTCTTATTAATGCATACACTAAACAATTGCTTGAGTTTCTATTTTAATGGAAAAGCTGAGAtgaacatttttattaaaaatgaacgTGACCTATCAACTCGATCTATGAAAATTCCATGAAAGTAATACTTTTCCAGAGTCTCATTTACAAAATATGGAATTCAGGTGTACCTGGCCTTTGCAGGTCAATTCCACTGGATACCAAGGAGTTCACAACTAACATTCCAAAGCTTCTTTGCTGTTTCATCATTACGTCCTTGAGATGACACATTTGCTGGTTTACAATCACTGTTATATGAAGGAAGAAAGTGTATTAGCAATGTTCCATtgcattaataattttaattaattatattaattttaatataatgAATAATTCTAATTAATAATATGCTCAGgcttaacaaaaaaaaacctgtaaagcACACTAATTGTTAGAGTGGCATATGTCTGAATAATGGACTCCTAAATTACTAATACAAGATATCAGAGTTATTTCCTTTTTGTAAGGACTTacgctatatgtgtgtgtgtgtgtgtgtaaaaagttTATAAAAAGATCAGAATAAAGCTTTTTCTAGTTGAGTAtgctgtttgtgtgtgtttgtgtgtgtgtgtgtgtactgtatttttcggagtataagacgcaccatgttttgggggaggaaaataaggaaaaaaaatctgcctctacctaccAGCATCCAatgatattcatctggctagtatcCTGTCAGTCAACTAGAAAAAGCTTTATTCTGATCTTTTTATAAACTACTGTATTCCAGAAGTTCTGCTGAACCATTTTGGAACAGCTGCAGTTCAGCCAAAATAAAGCCagaggaatacaggtagtccgcgGCTTACGAGCACAATCAAGCTGAAAATTTATAtttacaaaaaatgtgctgaaaaactcggcttatactcgagtatatacggtaagtgagttttgtcccattttacggcctttcttactAAattcgttaaatgaatcactgccattgttttaTATCAtggttaagtgactctggtttccccactggctTCGTTTGTCAGATGgtctcaaaaagtgatcacatgacaccaggatACTACtaacaagccagttgccaagcatctggattttgatcatgtgaccatggggatgttgcaacggttgtaagtatgaaaaacagcaacaagtcactttttcagggccgttgtaactttgaacggtcactaaacaaatggttgttagtcgaggactacctgtattgaatttTATAAGGCAAATTCGGCAAgactgaaagccagtttggtgtaatgattaaaAATACCAGGATGGAGCCTGGGAGGCCCTGaaatctagttctgctttaggcctaaagccagctgggtgactttggatcagtcattctctttcagccctaggaagaaggaaatggcaaactacttctgaaaagcttggcaagaaaaatgcaggacttctccaggcagttgccaagagttAAGACTCCGCCCCCTCTCCCCACACACCAAACCAGTAAGGCTCATACATTTGTCATTCCCTCTCCCCACAACATTCTCCCCTCTTCCAGTCATCTTTACTCTTTTCTCTGCGTCCTCTTAGCCACTCCTACTGCCTTGattttttcctactcttttaacTCACCCAGAACAACCGTATTTCATTCTGTATCCAGAGCAACCCTGTTTGTTCATATTATGAACTTAAATGCATGTTTCAAGAATGGACCACCTGTGAAATAACTGATCTGTGGAAATCCAGAATGCATGCCCAGAATCTTTTGCACAGTCCTTGTACAAAGCCGTCATTGATAAGTTTTAATGCATCAAGACACAATTTAGACTACCGGGCCTCCTTTTACACAACTATCCTGGCAGATTTTAGAAGCTACTTAACATACTACTAAGATTCTTCTCTCATTCAGAACACATATGCCCATAGCTCAAAGAAACACATACTCAACTGGAATGGCTGCTATGTGGACACCACATAAATAACTATGGATCTTTATCCTTAGCACTAGCTAAGGGACCCATTAAGGCTGATGTCACCATGAATTTCTATGCAGTGGGACTGAATTCAGATTTCtaatcctttaaagcaggggtctccaaccttggcaactttaagacttgtggacttcagctcccagaattcctcagccagttttgttggctgaggaaccctgggagttgaagtccacaagtcttaaagttgccaaggttggagacccctcctttaAAGCAGTAGTTTTTAACCTTTTTCATCTCATAGCACACATCTCAAAGGCAGGACTTTCAGGCTTCAAAACTGGAAGTCTCTGGAAACACAAGATGCTGGGACtcaggagaagaaatggaggcaaTCTGCCCCTgtgacaggggtgggattctgctgTGCATCTGTGCAGCACTTTTCCTGTCATGAAGTTTGGCTCACAAGCACACCTAtatggcacagtggttggaaacTGCTGCTTTAAAGAGACAACTAGTGCTGTTAGGCAAGAATCAGCAGGTGAGATGTATTCTTTCTGAACGACTTCTCCACTTATTAGAGGTACAAGAACTCTTAACGCATCAGTAACTCATTATTAAGGACTTGCTAAGTCCCATACCCAATGTTTGCACTTAGCCCATGGGAGAGCCTCATTGATGCTTCAAAATAATACCAATAGTCATCATAACTCCTGCTTGTATCCTGGCTTATTTTGAGGTGGTTATCCAAAGCTTCTTTCCCCAGCCCAAGGCTTATACGGTGACAAGGTGGTTATAGCAAAACCAAAACAATGGTTTCCCCTAAGTTTGGGGAAACTTAGTTGTACATATAGTACAACTACATATAGTTGTGTTGATCCTATTAAAGTGAACctaacctttagatgaccctaACTTCAACTGTTTTAGAAGCAAACTTAGAACATTCATATTTGGGCAGGCTTTTTCAAGTATTATGATTGGTTGAGGCCCTGTGGGCCCAGAGTATAAATTACAGAAATTTGCCTGTTGGTGACAGTTCCAGttgagtcaataaatgctgttgtaTCTATGCTGTCTGTTCTTGCCTACCGCAGCCCACAACTTAAtagtggcgacgaaggtgggatatggCAGAGGAGAAAGCTGCTGCTAACCAAGAGACTGAAATCACTGAGTATCAGAGCCGGTAAAGAGCCCTGGTGGGACCATGCTCCCCACCCTGCCTGCCAGTAAGTCACACTGGAGGCACAGATGTACCTGAGGGATCCATCCTCAGGACTCCTAAGTACAGCTCAGCTCCAACCACAGTAGTACAGGCATTAACCAGCACCACAGGGGCTTCTCAAAATGGCTAAACTGGGAAGACTCAACGAGTTCAATATTACCCAGAACAGTGGAGCTCATACATCTCCCGAGTAGATAACTATCTCAGGGCTAACCAAGTCATGTTCTTACCTACCGCTGCACACAACATACTAAAAGCTTTGTTCGCTCTCATCACATCCCAATGCCAGTCATCCCAGATCAACCCACCTGAAATATTTTCCACTGACGTTCTCCAACTCCTCTGTCACCGCACAATATATACTGGTCTGAGCTCCTTGCCAAGGTGTCTTCAAGAAGATAGCAAATGCGTTCCACAAAATTTTTAGTATAAAGGAATGACGAACAAGTTCAGACAAAACTGTACCTGGATGCAGAGCGTTTACAGTGACGCCAGTATCTGTAGGAGACAAAGCAGGCATATATTCAAAACATACACTGGTAATGGGATCGGCCTGTATAAAAGCAAAGAGGATTTTGTTCGAATcacaaaaaggaaaagatgatgCCAGCATAAATTTAAGAGtttcaatagaagaaaatatatgtagctcaaggttaaactgtggagtccttggtgccatACTTTTAGTTGCATGTGTGGGACTAGTATAGTTTCTAGATTATATACTATGGCTTCTGTTATGATTCCTGAGAGTGGTGATGCCATGGATCCCCTTTgattttgtttgtatgtttgtccATTAAATTGAAAGTAGATAATGAGCCAGAGGTTGATAAGGTCTATAATTCTGGGTATTTCAATCTTAGCGTATTTGGCTAGAACAGCTAGCCATGGCTGGATCTATGCACATTAAGAGTGCTGCAACATAAAATGAAACCATAATTTCATCTTCTATTTTTAGGTCTTTGGTTTTCTGGAGGCAATGTAGTGGGATGAGATATTAAAGCTTCTTTGGAAATTTTTTCAATTATGTTAGCCAAAGAACTTATAAAAAATTAAGAAGGAAACAGAACCAAAAAACCCCAGAACATGCCTCTCCAGCAGCCAGTacccaaataagcagagattaatgCCAAGCaaacagtgaaacagaaaatgccATAATTAAAGAACTActaaaaaaatattacatttctACCCCAGACTGGAAGAGCAAACTACTATATGTGAACAGGGAGCAACCCCACATTCACTCAGGAGAATcggtttctgagcagtttagcaacttggttgttgtaagaaatcattagggcagagaaccagttgttaaattacttgaatcccaccactgactaaagATGTTACTTTGGTGGGTAATGAAATGCTTGCAAGCATATAACCAagttcagaaaacaccaaggCCTTCACAAATTAAAGTTTATGTCATATGTGTCCACATCAAATACATGCATGCTGAAACCAAGAATAAATAAGTCATATTTATAGTCCATTCAATGGCAGTTGGACTCAAGGTGGCCATGGCTTCCTTTATGTGCAAACAATCATAACTATGGTAGAAGACTAAATATCTctccaattattttatttcttattactTAGAAAAAAGGCCCACAGCATTCAgtagaggtaatccttgatttacaaccacaatggaggccaATATTTCtactgttaagcaagacagtttttgaGTTAAGTGACCtttttgccagttgttaagtgaatctggctttctccatttgttttgcttgttggaagccagctgggaaagttacaaatggtgatcacatgacccgggacactgcaactgccataaatacatgtCTGTTGTCAAACGCCCAActtttgaacacatgaccattCGTTAAgtatgaaaaccagtcataagtcacttctttagaTTCTGTCGTAGGTTCGAACAATCATTAAACAAAttattgtaactcaaggactacctgtatgtatgcaCAGAACAGAAATACCAGGGCTTTTGTTCCAGCACACTGCTGTCTTTGCTTTTCAAGACGACATTTCTGCCCAgcttaatcctggccaatttttaccattctattttaaatattgggCAGCAacaactggaattttttttttaaaaaaaggtcttaCTTACAATTTTCTAGTAGTTTTTGCATCTAAATAACATTACCAATTAAAAACACTGGACACTTTCAGCTTACCTTGCAGACGTCTAGCCAATTCCCGGGAAAAAAGAACATTGGCCAGCTTGCTATGACTGTAAGCCAGGCTCCGAATGTAGAACTTTTCACCCTGGAGATTCTGGAAGTGAATCCTCCCAAGATGATGAGCCACTGAAGACACATTTATAATACGAGCTGGTGCACTTTGTTTTATGCACTCTATTAGCAGGAATGTTAAAAGAAAATGGCCTAACAGGAAAGATTATGAACAATAATTTGGGTTTTGTGGTTGCTTTGTTAGATCTGCAcgcattcatttttattaaacatatggGTTAAAAGGATTTACCGTACACCTATCCCAACATAACATGCTACTAAATATCTGCAAGTGTATTAGAAAAACACTGcagcttaagaaaaaaaatgtgaaatttaaagaaaaagtacAATAATgcctaattttttaaaagttcagtgATTCATGACACTGTTTCTCCCAATTCTTGTTAGTGTTCAGTGATACATAAGCTATCATATGTTTGTAAAATTTgacaaaaataaagcaaaaatatgtGTGTGGAGGGAGGAAGGTCTATTTTCAAAAGATGgctgataattttatttatttatttatttatttattattcgaatttatataccgccctatctcccaaaggactcagggcggttcacaggcatataaaacatcaatatacaaattaaaataatccttaaaaaacttattctaacgcccaaattattaaaaatagaaatataaatataaaatataaatattaaaatcaatttaaaacccctctaaatttaaaatctaagccagtcctgcacagatgaataaatgtgtcttgagctcgcgacggaaggttcgaaggtcaggaagttgacggagtcctggggggagttcgttccagagggtgggagcccccacagagaaggcccttcccctgggcgtcgccaaacgacactgcctagctgacggcaccctgaggagtccctctctgtaagagcgcacgggtcggtgagagccacgaggggctccctctatcacccgcgcagccgcattctggactaactgcagcctccggatgcccttcaagggaagccccatgtagagagcgttgcagtaatccaggcgagacgtcacaagagcgtgagtgaccgtgcatagggcctcccggtccagaaaggggtgcaactggcgcaccaggcgaacctggtagaacgctctcctggagacggccgtcaaatgatcttctagagacagccgttcatccaggaggacgcctaagttgcgcaccctctccatcggggccaatgactcgccaccgatggtcagccgcggatttagctgactgtaccgggatgccggcatccacagccactctgtcttggagggattgagcttgagcctgtttctccccatccagacccgtcggcctccagacaccgggacagcacttgataaccgttggggtggtccggtgtggaaaagtacagctgggtgtcatccgcgtacagctggtacctcacaccgaacccactgatgatctcacccagcggcttcatgtagatgttgaacagaaggggcgagaggatcgatccctgcggcaccccacaagtgaggcgcctcggggccgacctctgcccccctgtcaacaccgactgcggccggtcggagagataggaggagaaccaccgataaacggtgcctcccactcccaatccctccaacccgcgcagcaggataccatggtcgatggtatcgaaagccgctgagaggtctaataggaccagggcagaggaacaacccctatccctggccctccagagatcatccaccaacgcgaccaaagccgtctccgtgctgtaaccgggccggaaaccggactggaacgggtctagatagacagtttcatccaggtgcaagggaaactgatatgccaccatactctcaacaaccttcgccggcgggttggagaccgacgataattacctaaaacagccgggtccagggaaggcttcttgaggagggcctcaccaccgcctctttcaaggcggccggaaagacacctccaccaaagaagcgccagaatcgcctgagccagcctcgggtcacctcctgcgtggccagcaccaaccaggaggggcacgggtccagtaaacatgtggtggcattcagcctccccaacaacctgtccatgtcctcgggagcgacagggtcaaactcatcccataaaatgtcaccaagaccaccctcagccgtctcacccgtatcaccgcaatcttggtccaaaccatcccgaagctgaccgattttatcgtatagatacccgTTAACCCCCCCAGCCCGCCCCTGCAACGGGCCACCCCgccccccctggtgtaggagggagcgggtcacccgaaacagggcggctgggcggttatctgccgatgcaatgagggaggaggcgtattccctcaatgccactaggtaagccctagtataggacttcactagtgtccgatcagcttctgaacggctagacctccaggaactctctaggcgtcttctccggcgcttcatccctctccgcTCCTCCGAGGAACAAGGAGGCGGGTGGGAGCTGGGCCGGGTCaggggccgcaaaggcacgaccggtctaaggcccccgccgcggcccgttcccaggccgcaacaagttcctcaaccgagccgtgagccagactctcaggaaatggcccaagctccgtccggaacccctccgggtccatcaggcgcctgggacggaaccaacgtgtcggctccgtctccctgcggtggtgaatggcggtcagaaagtccaggcgaagaagagagtgatctgaccatgacaaaggttcagtgactatttcctttaagtccagatctctcaaccactgaccagagacaaaaatcaggtccagagtgccacccccaatgtgagtagggccatcaactacttgggtcaggtccaaggccgtcatggaagccatgaactcccgagctgccgtcgatgacgagccggacgatggcaagttaaagtcccccatgactaaaagtctgggggtctcaactgccaccccggccagcacctccaggagctcgggcagggcagctgtcacgcagcaaggagccaggtacgtgatcagcaaacccatctggcacctatgaccccatctcacaaagagggattcgcacccggcaatctgagatacagtggtctccctcggctctaggctctctctaatcacaaccgccacccccccaccccaatattaAACTACTGGTAAATGATAAACTACCTGTAAATAGTTATCCTTAAGGaattaatccaattttttttttaaaaaagtttattcaTTCCTTTTGAGATATTCTGAATATTTGTATATCTTTAGTTCATGTAGGTCCTAAACTCATCAACCTGATAGATATGAAAAAGTAATTGTGCCTTAGATTTAGTAACCAGCTGTTGAACTCACATTTAAACAACTAGAACATacaacttatgatttatattgatatattgaccatcaattgtgttgtaaatgttgtaccttgatgaacgtatcttttcttttatgtacactgagagcatatgcaccaagacaaattccttgtgtgtccaatcacacttggccaataaaattctattctattctattctattctaaagattttCTAGCATTAATTTGACGTTTTGGGTCCTACCATAATATTTCTGTACAATTTAGATCTAGGCTTTGACTTGGCCATTCCAAAGAAGTGAATGTGTTCTTCTTTTATACCCTTGTAAATCTGCGCGTGTATTTGCAATTGCTGCTTTGAGACTGCTGCGTGACCTGCCTGCACTTCAGCTGATGGACAAATGGTCTGATATTCTCTCATAGCTTTCTTCAATAGTGACAAGTCATCCAGATCTGAGATAGGAAAGAATTCCCACCTCCCCCCATGCTTGACAGTTGGTATGAAGTCTTTATTGTGAATGTAGCATTTGTTTTGGTATACCAATTGTTCTATATGTCATGTATTCCACTCTTGACATATAGAACAATCCTTCAGATATCTGGAGGGTTATTCAGGTGATTTTTAAGACAACCGTTGATGTTCTTCCCAGTGACCCATGACTTTTACCTTTCTACTCTCTCCTGAATCCCATTTCTGCTAAGAGCTtttctgatagaatagaatagaatttttattggccaaatttgattggacacactaggaatttgtcttggtgcatatgctctcagtgtatataaaagaaaagataccgttatcaagaattctaaggtataacacttaatgacagtcatagggtacaaataagcaatcaggaaacaatcaatatcaatataa
It encodes the following:
- the LOC131187510 gene encoding retinol dehydrogenase 12-like gives rise to the protein MLGFLGSAWPLLVLVPLSVFVLVPYIRKYFGGRVCKSAAQLNGKVVVITGANTGIGKETARDLARRGAKVILACRDMAKAEKAAHEIRIMTGNQEVTAKKLDLADTKSIREFASNFLKEEKQLNILINNAGVMMCPYSKTADGFEMHFGVNHLGHFLLTFLLIECIKQSAPARIINVSSVAHHLGRIHFQNLQGEKFYIRSLAYSHSKLANVLFSRELARRLQDTGVTVNALHPGTVLSELVRHSFILKILWNAFAIFLKTPWQGAQTSIYCAVTEELENVSGKYFSDCKPANVSSQGRNDETAKKLWNVSCELLGIQWN